The DNA sequence CCGCCGGGGGCCTCTTCCTTCTCCCGGCCGCCGCCGTAGTCGAGGGCCCGCCCGGCGCGCTCTCCGCGTCCCAGGTCCTCGCGTTCGGCTATGTCGCCCTGGTCGCCACCGCCCTGGCCTTCGTCGCCTGGTTCGCGGGGCTGCGCCGGCTGCCCGCGGGGACGGTGGGCCTGATCGGACTGCTCAACCCCTTCACGGGCGTACTGCTCGGCACGGCGGTCGCCGCGGAGGCGCTGACCGCGCAGCAACTGTGCGGTCTCGCCCTGGTCCTCGCGGGCGTCGTACTCGGCCGTCCCGCACGGCGCGGCAGCGGCCACGCACGGGCGCGCGCCGTCGCCGACGGGGAGGGGGAAGCCGTCTCCGGCGGTGGCCCCGAGCAGGGCCCCACTCCGTGCAGGCCCAGGTGAAGACCGCCGAGGCTCCCGCTTACGCGGTGGGAGCGCCCGGGCCGTCGAGGTCGAAGTCGCCGAGGCCGGTGCCGCCGAGGCGGGTCAGCATCTCCGACAGGCTTCCGATCTCCCGCCGCTCCCACGAAGAAGGCTCGAAGACGTCGGCGGCGACCCGCCTTGCCGTGGCGAGCATCTCCGCCAGGCGTTCGCGGCCGGTGGCGGTCAGCGCCGCGTACGCCACGCGGGCGTCGCGGGCGTTCGCCTCGCGCGTGACGAGCCCGATCCGCTCCAGTGGCGCGAGGCCCCGGGTCACCCCGGACGCGGTGAGGCCGAGGGCCGCCGCCAGATCCACCCGGCGCATGCGGCCGCCGGGCGCCTGTCCCAGCCGAAGGAGCATGGTGAAGTCCGCCAGGCTCACCCCGTGAAACCCTCCCAAGGCCGCGTCGAACCGCTTCACCAGGGCGGTCTGGGCCCGTACGAGACGCAGGGACACGTCCAGCGCATCAGTCATTGCTTCCTCCTTGACTGCTCAAGCTTAAGGCAAAGCTTGAGCAGTCAAGAATCGGGGTCGGGTCAGGCCCTCCGCTGGGCGGCGGCCCGGCGCTGCCGCTTGCCGAGGGGCGCCTGCGAGAGGTCCTCGGCCTGGGAGCGGAGGTTCTTGTAGCCGTAGCCGCGCTGCGCCAGCCACGCCTTCGCCGCCTCTTCGGCACGTTCGGCCGCCTCCAGGATGTCCTCCTCTTCCTCTCCCTCCGCCCGGAAGCGGAAGGTGAAGGCGGGCCGCGCGGCGACGTCGTAGCTGAGGTGCCCCTCGGGGGTGAAGGCGGCGCGCAGCACGTCGTGCTCCGCGGCCCGGGCCAGGAGTTCGGCCCGCTGGTCGGAGGTGAGTCCGTCGAAGACACCGCGCACGGTGACGCGGAAGGTACGAGTAGTCATCCGGCGACCTTAACCAGCGGGAGCGGGGGGCCTCCACCGCGTTTCCCGGTGCCGGGCCCACGGACCCCGTGCCGCGCGGGCGCCGCGGTCACGAGTCGGCGGACTCCCTGGCCTCCATCCGACGGCGCACCTGGTCCTCCTGCGCGAGGCGCCGCAGGAGTTCGAGTACGGGCCCGGAGAGGGCGAGGACGATCACCGCCTGCTCGGCCAGGGCGGGCGAGTCGTCGAAGTCCGCCGCGCGTTCGAGGTCGAGGCGGGCGATCGACCGGGCCAGCTCTCCGTACGCGGCGAGGCGGTCGAGGCGGTAGTTCGCGTCGAGGCGCCTGAGCTCCCGCAACACCGTGGTCAGGCCGTGGACGTGCGGAGAGTCGTCGGGGACCTGCCAGTCCATGGCCGCGATCAAGTCGGCGGCGTCGGCCTCGGCGGCCGCCTCGGCCTCCGTCTCCCGCTCCTCGTCACCGGCCGGGGCCTGCGCGACGGGCACCGGCAGCGCGTAGCTGATCGCTTTGAGGGTGCCGTCGGTGCTGTCGGCCTGGTCGACCGCCGCGAGGACGTCCCGGGTGGCGGCGATGGAAAGGCCGCCGAGTGTCGTCAGGGCCTTGATGAGGCGCAGCCGCTGGACGTGCTCCTCGCCGTACTCGGCGAGCGTCGCGGCCGTCGCGCGGCCCGCGGGCAGCAGCCCCTGGCGCCGGAAGTACTTGATGCTGGCGACCGGTACGCCGGTCCTCTGGCTGAGCTCGGAGATTTTCACGCGGCTTCCTCGACGACGGGGGACGCGTCCCGGCCCTTCGCGGCAAGTCCCGGCAGCCCCTCACGGCAATTGGACACCACCAACTCGATACTGTCACTATCTAGCACTGGATACCTCAAGTATCTAGTCACGTAGCGTCATCGCACTGGAGCGTCCATGCCTTCCCCTCAGCCCTCGTCCGCGCTCCGCAGCCCCCGGCTGTGGATCGGCACGGGCATCATCGTCGCGGTGGTCTCCACCTTGTTCGCCCTGCTCTATGTGGGCGGCAACGTGAACCCCAAGGGCAACCTGCGCGACCTGCCCGTCGCGCTGGTCAACAACGACCGCGGCGCGGGCACGGGTGACAAGCACGTCAACATCGGCGACCAGGTCGTCTCCGGCATCAAGAAGGCCGCGGCGGACAACGACAGCATCGACTGGCAGGTCCTCAGCCAGGCCGAGGCCGACAAGCGCCTCGGCCAGGGCAAGCTCTACGGCGCCCTCGTCGTGCCGCAGGACTTCACCGCCACGGTCAGCGGCCTCAGCGCCCCGCAGGCGAAGAACCCCGCGGCGCCGACCCTGAAGGTGCTCACCAACCAGGCGGCAGGCAGCTTCGGCTCGTCCATGGCGAGCCAGGCCACGCAGAAGGCCGCCCACGGCGCCTCCGCCCAGCTCGGCAAGGAGCTCCTCGGCCGCGCGAGCGAGCAGAAGGCGCCGCTCGCCCCCGCCGCCCAGCTGATGCTCACCGACCCCGTGACCGTCCAGGTCGCCGACGGCCACCCGCTGGACACGCACAGCGCCATGGGCCTCAGCGCCTTCTACTACGCCCTGGTCCTCCTCGTCTCCGGCATGCTCGCCGCCAACGTGATCCACTCCCAGGTCGACACGGCGCTCGGCTATCTGCACTCCGACTTCGGCCCGTTCCGCCAGCGCAACCCCCTGCGCCGCACCAGCCGGGTGCGCACCCTCGCCGTCAACTCGGCCCTGATGCTCGGCCTGTCCGTGGTCATGGGCTCCCTCGTCGAGCTCGCCACGGTCGGCGTCCTCGGCATGGACGCGTCCCACCTCGGCCTGCTCTGGCTCTACTCCGTGGCTACCATCGCCGTCGTCGGACTGAGCGCCCTGGCACTGCTCGCCGTCTTCGGCACCCCCGGCATGCTGCTCTCCACCATCGTCTTCGTCGCCATGGCCGTCCCGTCCTCCGGCGCCACCGTGCCGCTGGAGGCGCTGCCCGGGTTCTTCCGCGCGCTCGCCGAGTTCGAGCCGCTGCGCCAGCTGACCGGGGGCCTGCGCTCCCTCCTGTACTTCGGCGCCCAGGGCGACGCGGGCCTCACCCGGGCCTGGGCCTCCATGGGCATCGCCCTGGTGGTCTCCCTGCTCTTCGGCTTCGGCATGACCCGCCTCTACGACCGCAAGGGGCTGCACCGGGTCCCCCGGCCCGCCGAGTCCGCCCCGTCGGCCGAGGCGACGCCGGAGCCCGCGTCCGCCTGACGCGCACTCCGAACGGCCCCCTGACGGTGGCCGGGCCGGAACGGTACGCACCGTTCCGGCCCGGCCACCGTCATTCCCGGCCCTCCCCCACCTCGAGGCGCGGCCAGTCCGCGAGGTCCCGCAGCAACTGCCGGTCGTGCGTGGCGACGACGACGGCCGCGCTCGTGCCCCGGACGGCGTCGGTCACCTCGTCCACCAGCACCGACGACAGGTGATTGGTCGGCTCGTCGAGCAGGATCAGGCCGGGCCGCCCGGCCAGCGCGAGCGCCAGGTCGAGTCGGCGCCGCTGCCCCTGCGACATCCGCCCCACCGGGGTGCGCAGCGCCTCGGAGTCCAGCAGGCCGAGCGCCCCGAGCGGCACGGCCTCGGCCTCGCGCAGCGTCCCGCCCGCCACGAGTCGCCCCACGTGGCGGGCGTACGCCTCTCGGGCGGTGAGCGCGGGGTCCTGCCCCGCGGTCTCCTGAGTGACCCGGACGACCCGCGCGCCCCGCGCCGTCCGCACGGCGCCCTGCGTGGGCGCGAGCGCGCCGCCGAGCACCGCGAGCAGCGTGGACTTCCCGGCGCCGTTCGGCCCGGTGACGAGCAGCCGGTCGCCGCCGTCGAGGCTGAGGTCGACCGGTCCAGCGAGGCGGCCTTCGACCGCGACGCCGTGCGCCCGCAGCTGCGGCGCGCCCGGCCGGACGCCCGGGTCGGGCCAGCGCAGCGCAGCCGGTGGCTCCGGCACGTCGATCCGGTGCGCCTCCAGGGCGTCCTGCTGCCTCTTCAGGGCCTGTACGACACCCGGTGCGCGGGACTGGCGCTGGTGCTTGCCGGTCCCCTTCTCCGGCCGCCAGCCGGTGGAGAGCCGGTCGCGGGCCCTGGACACCGCGTCCTTGAGGCGGCGGTGCTCGGCCTGCTGCTCCTCGTGGTCCTGCTCCCAGCGTTCGCGTTCCCGGCGCCGGGCGTCCTGCCAGGCGTCGTAGCCGCCCGCGTACAGGCGCGGCCTTCCGTCGCGGGTCGGGTCGAGGTCGAGGAAGCGGTCGGTGACGTCGCGCAGCAGTGCCCGGTCGTGGCTGACGACGGCGAGGCCGCCGTCGTGCGCGCGCAGCCTGCGGGTCAGGAAGTCCAGGCCGTCCGCGTCGAGGTGGTTGGTCGGCTCGTCGAGCAGCAGGACGTCGTGGTGGGCGCCGAGCAGACAGGCGAGGCGGACCCGGTAGCGCTGCCCGACCGAAAGCGACGCGAGGGTCCGCTCCCGGTCGGCGCAGGCGCCGAGGGCCTCCAGGGCGACGTCGACCCGGCGTTCGGCGTCCCAGGCGTCGAGCCGGGTGGCGGCGTCGAGCGCGGCGGCGTAGCGGTCCTCGGCGCCGGGGGCGCCCGCGGTCAGGGCGAGGGTCGCCGCGTCCAGGGCGGCGAGGGCCGCGAGCGAGGCGGCGAGCGCCTGGGACGTCAGGGTGCCCACGGTGGTGCCGTCGGGTGCGGCCAGTTCCTGGCGGGCCAGGCCAATGGTGCCGGCCCGGTGGACGGTGCCCTCGTCGGGTGCGATCAGCCCGGCGAGGACGTGCAGCAGCGTCGTCTTGCCCCGGCCGTTCTCGCCGACGACGGCGGTCCGCGACCGGGCGGAGACGGTGACCGACACGTCGTGCAGGACGCGCCGGGATCCACGGGTGACGGTGACGTCCTCGGCGCGGACGTGTGCGCTGCCGCCCGCCTCGACGGGCAGGGACATGGCTTCGGGGGTGGGCGTGGGGTTCAAGGGTGCTCCGCAGCTCGCAGGGGAGCCGGGCAGCGGTGAGCGGCCGCCCGGCGGGAACCGGGACGGCGAGCGCGGATTCAGCAGAGGAAGGGCGCCGCCGTCAGCGGGCGGAGCGGACCTTCTGCGACCAGATGCCTCGTGCCATGTCGATCACGGTAACAACGACGGCGCCCGGGTTCATCCGAATTTCCGCCGCCCACGGGCGGCGCCCGCGCTGCGCGGCGGCGATTTCCGGGCAACGGCTGTGGTGGGTGGGGCGTACCGCACTGCACCCTGGTCGCTGGCTCGCCGTATCCGGGCGGCGGCCGCGGACGGAGGGGCAGGCACATGGGGCAGCCATTCGGCGCGTACCAGAACGAGATCTACCTCAACGGGCTCGGCGGGGTCGTCCCGCCCTTCCCGATGGGCTTCGCGGAGTGGGAGGCGCGAGCGGAGGCCGTGCTCCCGCCCTCGGTGTGGTCGTACGTCGCGGGCGGCGCCGGGGACGAGCGCACCCAGCGCGTCAACGTCACCGCCTTCGAGGGCTGGGGGCTCGTCCCGCGCATGCTCGTCGGTGCCGCCGAGCGCGACCTGTCCGTCGAGCTGTTCGGGACGACGCTGCCGTCGCCCGCGCTCATGGCGCCGATCGGCGTGCTCGGCCTGTGCGCGCAGGACGGGCACGGTGACGTGGCCGCCGCGCGGGCGTCCGCCCGCACCGGCGTGCCGATGATCGCCTCCACGCTGTCCGTCGACCCGATGGAGGACGTCGCCGCCGAACTCGGGGACACGCCCGGCTACTTCCAGCTCTACACCCCCACCGACCGGGACCTGGCGGAGAGCCTCGTGCGCCGTGCGGAGGCGGCCGGGTTCCAGGGCATCGTGGTCACCCTCGACACCTGGGTCACCGGCTGGCGCCCGCGCGACCTTGGCGTCAGCAACTTCCCCCAGTTGCGCGGCCACTGCCTCGCCAACTACTTCTCGGACCCGGTCTTCCGCGCCCAGCTGAAGCGCCCGCCCGAGGAGGCCCCGCAGGACGCCGTCCTCCACTGGGTGCGCGTCTTCGGGAATCCGCTGACCTGGGCGGACCTGCCCTGGCTGCGCTCGCTGACCGATCTGCCGCT is a window from the Streptomyces spectabilis genome containing:
- a CDS encoding MarR family winged helix-turn-helix transcriptional regulator; amino-acid sequence: MTDALDVSLRLVRAQTALVKRFDAALGGFHGVSLADFTMLLRLGQAPGGRMRRVDLAAALGLTASGVTRGLAPLERIGLVTREANARDARVAYAALTATGRERLAEMLATARRVAADVFEPSSWERREIGSLSEMLTRLGGTGLGDFDLDGPGAPTA
- a CDS encoding DUF6204 family protein → MTTRTFRVTVRGVFDGLTSDQRAELLARAAEHDVLRAAFTPEGHLSYDVAARPAFTFRFRAEGEEEEDILEAAERAEEAAKAWLAQRGYGYKNLRSQAEDLSQAPLGKRQRRAAAQRRA
- a CDS encoding MerR family transcriptional regulator, yielding MKISELSQRTGVPVASIKYFRRQGLLPAGRATAATLAEYGEEHVQRLRLIKALTTLGGLSIAATRDVLAAVDQADSTDGTLKAISYALPVPVAQAPAGDEERETEAEAAAEADAADLIAAMDWQVPDDSPHVHGLTTVLRELRRLDANYRLDRLAAYGELARSIARLDLERAADFDDSPALAEQAVIVLALSGPVLELLRRLAQEDQVRRRMEARESADS
- a CDS encoding YhgE/Pip domain-containing protein, giving the protein MPSPQPSSALRSPRLWIGTGIIVAVVSTLFALLYVGGNVNPKGNLRDLPVALVNNDRGAGTGDKHVNIGDQVVSGIKKAAADNDSIDWQVLSQAEADKRLGQGKLYGALVVPQDFTATVSGLSAPQAKNPAAPTLKVLTNQAAGSFGSSMASQATQKAAHGASAQLGKELLGRASEQKAPLAPAAQLMLTDPVTVQVADGHPLDTHSAMGLSAFYYALVLLVSGMLAANVIHSQVDTALGYLHSDFGPFRQRNPLRRTSRVRTLAVNSALMLGLSVVMGSLVELATVGVLGMDASHLGLLWLYSVATIAVVGLSALALLAVFGTPGMLLSTIVFVAMAVPSSGATVPLEALPGFFRALAEFEPLRQLTGGLRSLLYFGAQGDAGLTRAWASMGIALVVSLLFGFGMTRLYDRKGLHRVPRPAESAPSAEATPEPASA
- a CDS encoding ABC-F family ATP-binding cassette domain-containing protein; its protein translation is MNPTPTPEAMSLPVEAGGSAHVRAEDVTVTRGSRRVLHDVSVTVSARSRTAVVGENGRGKTTLLHVLAGLIAPDEGTVHRAGTIGLARQELAAPDGTTVGTLTSQALAASLAALAALDAATLALTAGAPGAEDRYAAALDAATRLDAWDAERRVDVALEALGACADRERTLASLSVGQRYRVRLACLLGAHHDVLLLDEPTNHLDADGLDFLTRRLRAHDGGLAVVSHDRALLRDVTDRFLDLDPTRDGRPRLYAGGYDAWQDARRRERERWEQDHEEQQAEHRRLKDAVSRARDRLSTGWRPEKGTGKHQRQSRAPGVVQALKRQQDALEAHRIDVPEPPAALRWPDPGVRPGAPQLRAHGVAVEGRLAGPVDLSLDGGDRLLVTGPNGAGKSTLLAVLGGALAPTQGAVRTARGARVVRVTQETAGQDPALTAREAYARHVGRLVAGGTLREAEAVPLGALGLLDSEALRTPVGRMSQGQRRRLDLALALAGRPGLILLDEPTNHLSSVLVDEVTDAVRGTSAAVVVATHDRQLLRDLADWPRLEVGEGRE
- a CDS encoding lactate 2-monooxygenase; the encoded protein is MGQPFGAYQNEIYLNGLGGVVPPFPMGFAEWEARAEAVLPPSVWSYVAGGAGDERTQRVNVTAFEGWGLVPRMLVGAAERDLSVELFGTTLPSPALMAPIGVLGLCAQDGHGDVAAARASARTGVPMIASTLSVDPMEDVAAELGDTPGYFQLYTPTDRDLAESLVRRAEAAGFQGIVVTLDTWVTGWRPRDLGVSNFPQLRGHCLANYFSDPVFRAQLKRPPEEAPQDAVLHWVRVFGNPLTWADLPWLRSLTDLPLILKGLCHPDDVRRAKDGGADAVYCSNHGGRQANGGLPALDALPGVVAAADGLPVLFDSGVRSGADLVKALALGATAVGIGRPYAYGLALGGVDGVVHVLRSLLAETDLIMAVDGYPTLADLTPEALRRVV